In Ipomoea triloba cultivar NCNSP0323 chromosome 7, ASM357664v1, a single genomic region encodes these proteins:
- the LOC116025109 gene encoding putative late blight resistance protein homolog R1B-14, giving the protein MASFALGSLMATIKLEFLQPNPRVPLDDDTRGSMNPSFKSLRMMEFFLESKPAGGLEMKIRDFALEAEDRIEIQLSNFLLAKDTQDQEQASQQLRQTLREVSKDGSKLLNQCYEEADDDEAPLIPWLSETSLRLQPPKLERTMVGRRHDYLLVKNQLLFGGDEQRVILIVGMTGIGKTTLAASVYEDSSVASHFGVRGWITVSPESNVRQTLHDLLLIVAEPDDETKKRSTRDETLAKQVSKCLEGKRYLIVLDNIWNNKAWGAIRECFPNDSNGSRIVLITTHFDQGSYSCSYDHHVHNMTLPYDHHVHNMNLLNPKESWDLFCSNPFLEQHMEPKLEKLRSGILEKCEGLPLSIVTVAQRLSKCNNIKREWKKVEKELELLGVLEDNTAFTLRYNQLAQHLKICFLYFGVFPKRSVIQVKQLIRLWIAEGFLSPLRHGRLENQAYKQLLQLIDRNLVLIDKRSFDGRIKTCKMHSVLHSFCVREAQKESFFCALNTQQLPRGSFSMFANSCRWLSFYTHKFDYYVLFRTNNPRSIFFFQEDVEISVPFKLLRVVAFAPSSFFQRVPTHLKDLVFLRYLYVTEWFEGLDYVVSTNRNLQTLVVSSKESQPGTPTLHLPCTIWESPRLQHLELGNSYVIDNPPSVVKNNMQTLSWVNPSHCREEVYYRLPNIKKLKIFFKDDLEPSHLQTGRPCNNPITLDNLDYLVWLETLTILVSAGCIVTRLERPIFPLQLKKLRLNGTNFCKRDLALIGMMPQLEVLKLENAFHQKIWEVDEGGFRQLKFLLLEAKQLEQWIVNEESFLYLERLVLKFCYCLKNIPMEIPNIGTVKSIELQQCGRSVVASAKDIQESKYLCRNGNLKIKIEGCEYDES; this is encoded by the exons ATGGCTTCTTTTGCTTTGGGTTCCCTCATGGCAACAATTAAACTGGAGTTTCTACAACCCAATCCAAGGGTTCCTCTTGATGATGATACACGGGGATCAATGAATCCTTCGTTTAAAAGTCTGAGaatgatggaattttttttggagTCCAAACCCGCTGGGGGTTTGGAAATGAAGATCAGAGACTTTGCACTGGAAGCCGAAGACCGCATCGAAATACAACTAAGCAACTTTCTTCTTGCCAAGGACACACAGGATCAAGAACAAGCTTCTCAGCAACTCCGGCAAACCTTGCGAGAAGTTTCAAAAGACGGATCAAAGCTGTTGAACCAGTGTTACGAAGAAGCTGATGATGATGAGGCACCACTGATTCCTTGGTTGTCTGAAACATCCTTGCGGCTGCAGCCTCCAAAGCTTGAGCGTACAATGGTTGGTCGTCGCCATGATTATTTACTGGTAAAGAACCAACTCCTCTTTGGCGGCGATGAACAGAGAGTCATCCTAATTGTTGGGATGACGGGTATAGGAAAGACAACTTTAGCTGCAAGCGTCTACGAGGATTCATCAGTTGCATCGCACTTCGGTGTACGAGGTTGGATTACCGTGTCTCCGGAATCCAACGTGAGACAAACGCTACATGACCTTCTTTTGATAGTAGCAGAGCCAGATGATGAAACTAAAAAGAGAAGCACCCGTGATGAAACACTAGCTAAGCAGGTATCCAAATGCTTGGAAGGTAAGAGATATCTAATTGTTTTGgataacatatggaacaataaAGCTTGGGGTGCTATCCGAGAATGTTTTCCTAATGATAGTAATGGAAGCCGTATAGTGCTAATCACTACGCACTTTGATCAGGGTTCCTACTCTTGCTCATATGATCATCATGTCCATAACATGACTTTGCCATATGATCATCATGTCCATAACATGAATTTGCTTAATCCAAAAGAAAGTTGGGATTTATTTTGTAGTAATCCTTTTCTTGAGCAACATATGGAACCTAAGTTGGAAAAACTTAGGAGTGGTATTTTGGAGAAATGTGAAGGATTACCATTGTCAATTGTTACAGTTGCACAACGTTTATCTAAATGCAACAATATAAAACGAGAATGGAAGAAGGTCGAAAAGGAATTAGAGCTCCTAGGAGTTCTAGAAGATAACACAGCATTCACCCTCAGGTACAATCAATTGGCACAACATTTGAAAATTTgctttctatattttggagtCTTCCCAAAACGTAGTGTAATCCAAGTCAAACAGCTCATTAGGTTATGGATTGCTGAAGGATTTTTGAGTCCATTGAGACATGGAAGGCTAGAAAATCAAGCTTATAAGCAACTACTACAGTTGATTGATAGAAATCTTGTCTTAATTGATAAACGGAGTTTTGATGGCAGAATTAAGACGTGTAAGATGCATAGTGTCTTGCATAGCTTTTGCGTAAGGGAAGCTCAGAAAGAGAGctttttttgtgctttaaatacTCAACAACTTCCACGAGGGTCATTTAGCATGTTTGCAAATTCATGCCGCTGGTTAAGTTTCTACACACATAAGTTTGACTATTATGTGTTGTTTAGAACAAACAACCCTCgctccattttcttctttcaagaAGATGTTGAAATATCTGTGCCTTTCAAGTTGCTAAGAGTTGTGGCTTTTGCTCCATCTTCATTTTTTCAAAGAGTGCCAACACACTTGAAGGATTTAGTGTTTTTGAGATATCTATATGTAACAGAATGGTTTGAGGGTCTTGATTATGTAGTGTCAACCAATCGAAACTTGCAGACACTTGTTGTTTCAAGTAAAGAGTCCCAACCTGGAACACCAACTCTCCATTTGCCTTGTACAATTTGGGAGTCGCCACGGTTACAACATCTTGAACTTGGCAATTCGTATGTGATTGATAATCCTCCAAGTGTGGTTAAAAATAACATGCAAACATTGTCTTGGGTGAATCCATCTCATTGCAGAGAGGAAGTGTATTACAGACttccaaacattaaaaaattaaaaatcttcTTCAAAGATGACTTGGAACCTAGTCATCTGCAGACCGGTAGACCTTGCAACAATCCCATTACTCTGGATAATCTTGACTACTTGGTATGGCTAGAGACGTTAACAATTTTAGTTTCAGCAGGCTGTATTGTAACTCGTCTAGAACGACCCATATTTCCTTTACAATTGAAGAAGTTGAGGCTGAATGGCACTAATTTTTGCAAGAGGGATTTAGCTTTAATTGGAATGATGCCTCAGCTTGAGGTCCTGAAGCTAGAAAATGCTTTCCATCAGAAAATATGGGAAGTAGATGAAGGAGGATTTCGTCAGCTAAAATTCTTGCTCCTTGAAGCAAAACAGCTTGAGCAGTGGATAGTCAATGAGGAGTCGTTCTTATATCTTGAGCGTTTagttctaaaattttgttattgtttGAAAAATATCCCTATGGAGATTCCAAATATTGGCACTGTGAAATCAATTGAGTTGCAACAGTGTGGCCGTTCTGTTGTCGCTTCTGCCAAGGATATTCAAGAATCCAAGTACTTATGCCGAAATGGTAATTTGAAG ATCAAAATTGAAGGATGTGAATATGATGAATCATAG
- the LOC116025132 gene encoding transcription factor MYB124-like, with the protein MLHQNMKKKAGTTNGSEASKPKERHIVSWSQEEDDILREQIRVHGTDNWTIIASKFKDKTTRQCRRRWFTYLNSDFKRGDGLLKKICSYSLCEAQRIFGNRWTEIAKVISGGTDNAVKNRFTTLCKKRVKNEALAKKQ; encoded by the exons ATGTTGCATCAGAATATGAAGAAGAAAGCAGGGACTACTAATGGCAGTGAAGCCTCAAAGCCCAAAGAGAGACACATTGTTTCTTGGTCTCAGGAG GAAGATGATATACTGAGAGAGCAGATTAGAGTCCATGGAACTGACAA TTGGACTATCATTGCATCAAAGTTTAAGGATAAAACTACCAGGCAATGCAGAAGAAG ATGGTTTACATATTTGAACTCCGATTTCAAAAGGGGGGATGGTCTCCTGAAGAAGATATGCTCTTATAGTCTATGTGAG GCACAGAGGATATTTGGCAACAGATGGACAGAAATCGCGAAGGTGATTTCTGGCGG AACTGATAATGCTGTGAAGAATCGGTTCACGACCCTCTGCAAAAAGAGAGTGAAGAACGAGGCATTAGCAAAGAAACAGTAA
- the LOC116025113 gene encoding putative late blight resistance protein homolog R1B-23 isoform X1 has protein sequence MGCVALTSLMATIELQFLRSIPRVSILDDELPMKFFEKLSSLQAFLQEKSRGSGAAIQDLEIQIRDFALNAEDRIEIQLSNFLLSKNREDQQKAAQKLHQTLIEAAENAAHLLKIINESDDESNECQSLIPWSLDTSLRLQPPKLEGKMVGRRHDYLLVKNQLLYSDQRRVILIVGMNGIGKTTLAASVYEDSSVASHFDVRAWITMSGEYNVRQTLHDLLLTLVEPDHETRKRTTLDDDDDLLAKQVSKCLKGKRYLIVLDNLWNNRVWDDIQGYFPNDNNGSRIVLTTTHFDQGSYTSLDCIHNMALLDSKESWDLFCSDPFLEKHMAPKFEKIRSHVLEKCEGLPLSIVTVAQRLSKCNNIRKEWEKVEKELELLGFLDSSALTLRYNQLPQYLKVCFLYLGVFPKRTVIRVKQLVRLWIAEGVLNPFGNEGLESQAYEYLRGLIDRSLVSIENWSSDGKIKSCKMHSALHSFCVREAQKSSILCAVNTQQYPQGSFNMFANSCRWLSLYKHSFDYYVLFRTNTPRSIFFFQKDDEISVPFKLLRVLASAPSSFFQRVPTQLHDLIFLRYLSVKEWFKGLDYIVSANRNLQTLVVSDSNESQPRGPTLHLPSTIWESPQLQHLELDSSYVIDPPSMIKDNMQTLSWVCPTHCRTEVYRKFPNIKKLKIFGFCDSPIILDDLNYLVRLERLTISVSFGCIVTLPKPSMFPSRLKKLSLNDTSLSKKDLMIIGMLPQLEVLKLKNVFHGEVWEIVEGRRFNQLRFLHLEDKKLKKWMANKESFQCLERLVLRFCCCLEKIPRMMNYVITLKSIELEGCGPFVVVSALHIQEFRNYISDINFEVKIKGSEAQSLA, from the exons atgggTTGTGTTGCTTTGACTTCTCTCATGGCGACAATAGAGCTCCAGTTTCTGCGATCCATTCCGAGGGTATCAATTCTTGACGATGAATTACCAATGAAATTCTTTGAAAAGCTTTCATCTTTGCAAGCTTTTCTGCAGGAAAAATCCAGGGGTAGTGGTGCTGCAATCCAAGATTTGGAGATACAGATCAGAGACTTCGCACTGAATGCCGAAGACCGCATCGAAATACAACTCAGCAACTTCCTTTTGTCCAAGAACAGAGAGGATCAACAAAAAGCTGCACAGAAACTCCATCAAACCTTGATAGAAGCAGCAGAAAACGCAGCTCACTTGCTGAAAATCATCAATGAATCTGATGATGAGTCAAATGAATGTCAATCACTGATTCCTTGGTCGTTGGATACATCCTTGCGGCTGCAGCCTCCAAAGCTGGAGGGCAAAATGGTGGGTCGTCGCCATGATTACTTACTGGTAAAGAATCAACTCCTCTATAGCGATCAACGAAGAGTTATCCTCATTGTCGGGATGAATGGTATTGGAAAGACAACTTTAGCTGCGAGTGTTTATGAGGATTCATCAGTTGCATCGCACTTTGATGTTCGAGCTTGGATTACTATGTCTGGAGAATACAACGTGAGGCAAACGCTACACGACCTTCTTTTGACACTAGTAGAGCCAGATCATGAAACTAGAAAGAGAACAactcttgatgatgatgatgatctaCTAGCTAAGCAGGTATCCAAATGCTTGAAAGGTAAGAGATATCTTATTGTTTTGGATAACTTATGGAACAATCGAGTTTGGGATGACATCCAAGGATATTTTCCTAATGATAATAATGGAAGTCGTATAGTGCTGACCACTACACACTTTGATCAGGGTTCCTACACTTCACTTGATTGTATCCATAACATGGCTTTGCTAGATTCAAAGGAAAGTTGGGATTTATTTTGTAGTGATCCTTTTCTTGAAAAACATATGGCacctaaatttgaaaaaattaggaGTCATGTTTTGGAGAAATGTGAAGGATTACCGTTGTCAATTGTTACCGTGGCACAACGTTTGTCTAAATGTAACAACATACGAAAGGAATGGGAGAAGGTTGAAAAGGAATTAGAGTTGTTAGGATTTCTAGATAGCTCTGCTCTCACCCTTAGGTACAATCAATTGCCACAATATTTGAAAGTTTGCTTTCTCTATCTTGGAGTATTCCCGAAGCGTACTGTAATCCGAGTCAAACAGCTTGTTAGGTTATGGATTGCTGAGGGAGTTTTGAATCCATTTGGGAATGAAGGTCTAGAAAGTCAAGCTTATGAGTACTTACGGGGGCTTATTGATAGAAGTCTTGTCTCAATTGAAAATTGGAGTTCTGATGGAAAAATTAAGAGTTGTAAAATGCATAGCGCTTTGCATAGCTTTTGTGTAAGAGAAGCTCAGAAGAGTAGCATTTTGTGTGCTGTAAATACTCAGCAATATCCACAAGGGTCATTTAACATGTTTGCAAATTCATGTCGCTGGTTAAGTTTATACAAACATAGTTTTGACTATTATGTGTTGTTTAGAACAAACACTCCTCgctccattttcttctttcaaaaagATGATGAAATATCTGTACCGTTCAAGTTGTTAAGAGTTTTGGCTTCTGCTCCATCTTCATTTTTCCAAAGAGTGCCAACACAATTACAtgacttaatttttttgagATACCTATCCGTAAAAGAATGGTTTAAGGGTCTAGATTATATTGTGTCAGCTAATAGAAACTTGCAGACACTTGTTGTTTCCGATAGTAATGAATCCCAACCAAGAGGACCTACTCTCCATTTGCCTTCTACAATTTGGGAGTCACCACAGTTACAACATCTCGAACTTGACAGTTCATATGTGATTGATCCGCCAAGCATGATTAAAGATAATATGCAGACATTATCTTGGGTGTGTCCAACTCATTGTAGAACGGAAGTGTATCGCAAGTTtccaaacattaaaaagttgaaaatttttggattttgcGACAGCCCTATTATTTTGGATGATTTAAACTATTTGGTGCGGCTTGAGAGGTTAACAATTTCAGTTTCATTTGGATGCATTGTAACCCTTCCAAAACCTTCTATGTTTCCTTCACGACTGAAAAAGTTGTCATTGAATGATACTAGCCTTTCTAAGAAGGATTTAATGATAATTGGCATGTTGCCCCAACTTGAGGTGTTGAagttgaaaaatgtttttcatgGGGAAGTATGGGAAATAGTTGAAGGCCGAAGATTCAATCAATTAAGATTCTTGCATCTTGAAGATAAAAAGCTCAAGAAATGGATGGCTAATAAAGAGTCGTTCCAATGTCTTGAACGCTTAGTTCTaagattttgttgttgtttggaAAAAATTCCTCGCATGATGAATTATGTTATCACCTTGAAGTCAATTGAATTAGAGGGGTGTGGTCCTTTTGTTGTTGTTTCGGCATTGCACATTCAGGAATTTCGAAACTATATTTCAGACATAAATTTTGAG GTCAAAATCAAGGGATCTGAAGCACAAAGCTTGGCTTGA
- the LOC116025113 gene encoding putative late blight resistance protein homolog R1B-23 isoform X2: protein MGCVALTSLMATIELQFLRSIPRVSILDDELPMKFFEKLSSLQAFLQEKSRGSGAAIQDLEIQIRDFALNAEDRIEIQLSNFLLSKNREDQQKAAQKLHQTLIEAAENAAHLLKIINESDDESNECQSLIPWSLDTSLRLQPPKLEGKMVGRRHDYLLVKNQLLYSDQRRVILIVGMNGIGKTTLAASVYEDSSVASHFDVRAWITMSGEYNVRQTLHDLLLTLVEPDHETRKRTTLDDDDDLLAKQVSKCLKGKRYLIVLDNLWNNRVWDDIQGYFPNDNNGSRIVLTTTHFDQGSYTSLDCIHNMALLDSKESWDLFCSDPFLEKHMAPKFEKIRSHVLEKCEGLPLSIVTVAQRLSKCNNIRKEWEKVEKELELLGFLDSSALTLRYNQLPQYLKVCFLYLGVFPKRTVIRVKQLVRLWIAEGVLNPFGNEGLESQAYEYLRGLIDRSLVSIENWSSDGKIKSCKMHSALHSFCVREAQKSSILCAVNTQQYPQGSFNMFANSCRWLSLYKHSFDYYVLFRTNTPRSIFFFQKDDEISVPFKLLRVLASAPSSFFQRVPTQLHDLIFLRYLSVKEWFKGLDYIVSANRNLQTLVVSDSNESQPRGPTLHLPSTIWESPQLQHLELDSSYVIDPPSMIKDNMQTLSWVCPTHCRTEVYRKFPNIKKLKIFGFCDSPIILDDLNYLVRLERLTISVSFGCIVTLPKPSMFPSRLKKLSLNDTSLSKKDLMIIGMLPQLEVLKLKNVFHGEVWEIVEGRRFNQLRFLHLEDKKLKKWMANKESFQCLERLVLRFCCCLEKIPRMMNYVITLKSIELEGCGPFVVVSALHIQEFRNYISDINFEIKFEGCEYDES, encoded by the exons atgggTTGTGTTGCTTTGACTTCTCTCATGGCGACAATAGAGCTCCAGTTTCTGCGATCCATTCCGAGGGTATCAATTCTTGACGATGAATTACCAATGAAATTCTTTGAAAAGCTTTCATCTTTGCAAGCTTTTCTGCAGGAAAAATCCAGGGGTAGTGGTGCTGCAATCCAAGATTTGGAGATACAGATCAGAGACTTCGCACTGAATGCCGAAGACCGCATCGAAATACAACTCAGCAACTTCCTTTTGTCCAAGAACAGAGAGGATCAACAAAAAGCTGCACAGAAACTCCATCAAACCTTGATAGAAGCAGCAGAAAACGCAGCTCACTTGCTGAAAATCATCAATGAATCTGATGATGAGTCAAATGAATGTCAATCACTGATTCCTTGGTCGTTGGATACATCCTTGCGGCTGCAGCCTCCAAAGCTGGAGGGCAAAATGGTGGGTCGTCGCCATGATTACTTACTGGTAAAGAATCAACTCCTCTATAGCGATCAACGAAGAGTTATCCTCATTGTCGGGATGAATGGTATTGGAAAGACAACTTTAGCTGCGAGTGTTTATGAGGATTCATCAGTTGCATCGCACTTTGATGTTCGAGCTTGGATTACTATGTCTGGAGAATACAACGTGAGGCAAACGCTACACGACCTTCTTTTGACACTAGTAGAGCCAGATCATGAAACTAGAAAGAGAACAactcttgatgatgatgatgatctaCTAGCTAAGCAGGTATCCAAATGCTTGAAAGGTAAGAGATATCTTATTGTTTTGGATAACTTATGGAACAATCGAGTTTGGGATGACATCCAAGGATATTTTCCTAATGATAATAATGGAAGTCGTATAGTGCTGACCACTACACACTTTGATCAGGGTTCCTACACTTCACTTGATTGTATCCATAACATGGCTTTGCTAGATTCAAAGGAAAGTTGGGATTTATTTTGTAGTGATCCTTTTCTTGAAAAACATATGGCacctaaatttgaaaaaattaggaGTCATGTTTTGGAGAAATGTGAAGGATTACCGTTGTCAATTGTTACCGTGGCACAACGTTTGTCTAAATGTAACAACATACGAAAGGAATGGGAGAAGGTTGAAAAGGAATTAGAGTTGTTAGGATTTCTAGATAGCTCTGCTCTCACCCTTAGGTACAATCAATTGCCACAATATTTGAAAGTTTGCTTTCTCTATCTTGGAGTATTCCCGAAGCGTACTGTAATCCGAGTCAAACAGCTTGTTAGGTTATGGATTGCTGAGGGAGTTTTGAATCCATTTGGGAATGAAGGTCTAGAAAGTCAAGCTTATGAGTACTTACGGGGGCTTATTGATAGAAGTCTTGTCTCAATTGAAAATTGGAGTTCTGATGGAAAAATTAAGAGTTGTAAAATGCATAGCGCTTTGCATAGCTTTTGTGTAAGAGAAGCTCAGAAGAGTAGCATTTTGTGTGCTGTAAATACTCAGCAATATCCACAAGGGTCATTTAACATGTTTGCAAATTCATGTCGCTGGTTAAGTTTATACAAACATAGTTTTGACTATTATGTGTTGTTTAGAACAAACACTCCTCgctccattttcttctttcaaaaagATGATGAAATATCTGTACCGTTCAAGTTGTTAAGAGTTTTGGCTTCTGCTCCATCTTCATTTTTCCAAAGAGTGCCAACACAATTACAtgacttaatttttttgagATACCTATCCGTAAAAGAATGGTTTAAGGGTCTAGATTATATTGTGTCAGCTAATAGAAACTTGCAGACACTTGTTGTTTCCGATAGTAATGAATCCCAACCAAGAGGACCTACTCTCCATTTGCCTTCTACAATTTGGGAGTCACCACAGTTACAACATCTCGAACTTGACAGTTCATATGTGATTGATCCGCCAAGCATGATTAAAGATAATATGCAGACATTATCTTGGGTGTGTCCAACTCATTGTAGAACGGAAGTGTATCGCAAGTTtccaaacattaaaaagttgaaaatttttggattttgcGACAGCCCTATTATTTTGGATGATTTAAACTATTTGGTGCGGCTTGAGAGGTTAACAATTTCAGTTTCATTTGGATGCATTGTAACCCTTCCAAAACCTTCTATGTTTCCTTCACGACTGAAAAAGTTGTCATTGAATGATACTAGCCTTTCTAAGAAGGATTTAATGATAATTGGCATGTTGCCCCAACTTGAGGTGTTGAagttgaaaaatgtttttcatgGGGAAGTATGGGAAATAGTTGAAGGCCGAAGATTCAATCAATTAAGATTCTTGCATCTTGAAGATAAAAAGCTCAAGAAATGGATGGCTAATAAAGAGTCGTTCCAATGTCTTGAACGCTTAGTTCTaagattttgttgttgtttggaAAAAATTCCTCGCATGATGAATTATGTTATCACCTTGAAGTCAATTGAATTAGAGGGGTGTGGTCCTTTTGTTGTTGTTTCGGCATTGCACATTCAGGAATTTCGAAACTATATTTCAGACATAAATTTTGAG atCAAATTTGAAGGATGTGAATATGATGAATCATAG